The genomic DNA CTGGCAGTTCTGCTCGGCTTTTACGTGATTTCCAACGTCACGCCTGCCCTGCATACGCCACTGATGTCCGTGACCAATGCGATCTCAGGCATCATCCTCGTTGGAGCGATCTCCCAGATCGGCAACCCCAATCCCTTCATCGCCGTGATGAGTTTCCTGTCGATCGTCCTAGCATCCATCAACATTTTCGGCGGTTTCGCGGTGACCCACCGTATGCTGTCGATGTTCAAGAAGTGAGGCGGATCCGACGATGATTCCCACCCACGTTCACCTCTTCAACGCCGTCCTCGCAGCTGGCGCACCGTCCTTTGGCGGTGCCGGCCTCAAACAAGTTGCCTCCCCGGCGGTCCTCGACCTCGCCCAGCCGGTAACTGTGGCCTACATCCTCGCTGCGGCGCTCTTCATCGCCGCCTGCGCAGGACTTTCGCGCCACGAATCAGCCGTCCTCGGCAATGTCGCTGGGGCAACCGGAATGGTATTCGCCGCCGTCGCAGCCATTGTGATCGCCCTCGTTTCTGATCCCCACTACGGCGTGATGACCACGGCGATCCTCATTGCCCTTGCGGTCGGGATTGGCGGCGTCATCGGCTTGGTTTTGGCGCGGCGCGTCGAAATGACTGGAATGCCGCAGCTCATCGCATTCTTCAACGGGCTTGTTGGCCTAGCTGCCGTCATGGTCGGCTACAACTCCTACGCTTCGCCGGATGCGTCATCCGCCGCGCTGGGAGGCTTCCATTACGGCGAGGTCTTCTTATCGACCTTCGTTGGCGCCGTGACCTTCACGGGGTCAATCGCCGCGGGCCTCAAACTTTCCGGCAAGATCCCTGGCCGCCCAATTCTGCTGCCCGCGAGGAACTGGCTCAACCTCGGAATTATCCTGGTGTCGGTGATCCTGGGCGTTGTTTTCGCTCATGTTGAGGAACACTCTGTGGCGGCCTGGGTCTGCCTCGTTGTCATGACACTGCTGGCATTGGCCCTGGGAATTCACCTGGTGCTCGCCATCGGTGGCGGAGATATGCCGGTGGTTGTTTCAATCATGAACTCTTACTCCGGTTGGGCTTCGGCGTTCACCGGATTCTTAGTGAACAACGACTTGCTCATCATCACCGGGGCGATCGTCGGATCTTCGGGTGCGTTCCTGTCTTACCTCATGTGTCAGGCGATGAACCGTTCCTTCATGAATGTGCTGCTCGGCGGCTTCGGTACGGATTCGTCAACCGCGGGTGCTGGTGGCGAGGAAGAACAGGGCGAGATTCACGAGGTCGACGCCAATACCGTCGCTGACCTGCTGTTGGACGCCAAGCGCGTGATGATTACTCCCGGCTACGGCATGGCTGTTGCGCAGGCTCAGTATCCCGTGGCCGCGCTGGTTGAAGATCTGGTGGATCGGGGCATTGAGGTGACCTTCGGTATCCACCCCGTAGCTGGGCGCCTACCCGGACACATGAATGTGTTGCTGGCCGAGGCGAAAGTGCCGTACGACGTTGTCCTGGAAATGGACGAGGTTAATGACGATTTTGAGAACATTGACGTTGTTCTGGTGATCGGTGCCAATGACACGGTGAACCCTGCCGCCGAAGAACCTGGTTCGCCGATTGCCGGTATGCCGGTGCTCAAGGTGTGGAACGCAGGCAAGGTCATTGTCTTTAAGCGGTCGATGGCAACCGGATACGCTGGCGTTCAGAATCCGTTGTTCTTCAAGGAAAATACGTCGATGCTCTTCGGTGACGCGAAAGACACCGTCGAGGCGATCGACCGGGCGGTGGAGATCAACCGGCCGCTCCACAAGGCCTAAGCGGACCCGCCGAGAGCACATGCTTTCCCGCCGATCAGCGAGTCGCTGTCGAATCACTATTCGACTCCAGGTGCAGCCTGTACTTCTTCAGAGGCTCCAAGGGCAGCCATGAGACCACCGATAAACGAATCGCCGAGTCCGATCGTTGTCGGTGACAGGACATGAGCGTTGTACGAGGGAACGATGTGGATTCCGGATCGAACGATGTCTGGATCGTCTATGAGACGCATTCCAATCGTGTCGCGAGGAGCCGTTCGCATTTTTTCAAAGTCTTCGCGCGTCATGGTGTCGCCGTGCGCATACCTCGTTGACGCCATGAGGCATCCCGTTGCCGCAGCCTTGGCGAAACGCTCTGCTCTCTCCCCGAGCACCGCCGCATAGTGACTTGTATGGAGGAGGACGTTGCTCGCCATCAGACGAGTCCGCAATTCCTCCATGACACAAGCGATCTCAGCTCCATCCTGTGGGTCAAAGGACCTCTGGACGTATGCCGTAGCCTCGTCCTCGTTAAGGGAGTGAATGTCGACGAGGTTGCAGATCTTATCGACAACGATGTCGCGCATCGCCTCATCATGGAAGCCCGCATCCTCGTAAACAATCGGAGTCTCATCGTTGGTGTTTTCGAGCATTTCCCGCAGACAGTCGAGCCGTTCCTGTAAGAGATCTGGCGACTTCATCGTGTTGAATCCCGAGATCATCACCGCGTCCGCCCGCGCAAGCGCGGGACCAAGATCAGGACTTAACCGCATGAGTTCATTTGGGAGATCGTGGACGAAAATTACCCTGTTTGGGCGTGAAGTGCGCACGACTCCGCCGATGACTCTCACATTGTTGTCCGCGGGAAACTGGAAGATGATATGCGGTTCAAGGGAGTCATGATCGGCGCTACAGATCCGGATGATTCCGGTCGGGAGAAGGCGTCGAACATCGTCGTTGATTGAAACGAGGTGGACAGTCGAACCGATACCGATCCTGTTCATCGCAATGGCTGCGCGCACACATGTGCCGCCAAGAGTCGTACGGCTGTCGAAGTGACTGGCCAGTTGCTTCAAGGAGTCGATGCTGTGGACGTGACATTCTCCTCCCCGATTCCGGTACATCATTTGCAGCAGGTAGATAAACGCAGATCGAGCATCTGCGGCAACAGAGCTCGGATCGTCCTCGATCTCGTCCATAGTGATGCCCATGTGATCCGCGAGCCACTGCACTTTCGCTAGGTCCCAGATGACTTCGTGATCGACTGTTCCTCCGAGGCCGAGGACGATCCTTTCCCTGTGCACAGTTTCCTGCTTTCAGTAAAGATCGGCTTTATTTACAGACTCGAAGAGATCGATTTTCTGTGCAGCGCATGCACGCAGCGCCTCTTCGCAGGGAGGTTCTATAACGTTGGGTTCACGAAGGTGAGTGTCTTCCAGAACCTGCCTCATTCTGCGGAAATAAGCGGCTTTAATGTCCGACGAGATGTTGATCTTGTTGATGCCTCCGTGAACTGCACCTGCGATCTCCATGTCCGAGTTGTTCGATCCGCCGTGGAGGACAAGCGGGATCCCTACGCGTTCTTTGATTGCGGCGAGTAGGTCAAGCCTGAGTTCAGGCTTAACTTCGGAGGGGTAGAGGCCGTGACGCGTACCAATAGCGACGGCGAGCGAGTCGACTTCGGTCTGCTCAAGGAATCGTTGGGCGTCATCGGGATCGGTGTAGAGGATTTCCTCCGACCCTGTTTCCCCGTACTTGTCCGACACACCGATCGTCCCAAGCTCCGCTTCAACCGACACACCGACCGCGTGTGCGGCGTGAACAACGCGGGAGGTCTGCGCGACGTTCTCCTCGAATGGGGCGAAAGATTTGTCGATCATCACCGAGGTGAAGCCAGACTGGATCGCGAGGAGCACTTGTTCGTACGAGGCCCCGTGATCGAGGTGTACTGCTGTGGGCACCGAAGATTTGTAGGCGATCTGGATAATTGAAGCGAGCATGTCGGTACCGATATGCATCAACTCATCCGGATGAATTGCGATGATGTGAGGCGACCGTTTCTCTTCGCATGTTTCAACCACCGCCCGCAGCATCGAGTAATTCGAGATGTTGAATGCGGGAACGGCGAAGCCGTGAGCATTCGCGACCGATAGGATCTCGTCACCTGTGCACAACATAATTGGACCTTTCTTTCTATGGGGGTGCCAAGATCAGTTCTTGACAGATCCAGCGGTCATACCTCCAATGAAGTAGCGCTGGAAGAAAATGAAGAGGAGGAGCACGGGAATGGAACCAAGAACGGACATCGCCATCATTTCGTTCCATTCGTAGGAATGCTGTCCCATGAGGAGCTGTATGCCGATGGGAACGGTGCGCATGTCATTCGTTCTGGTTAACGTCAGCGCGAAGAGGTATTCGTTCCACGCGATCATGAAAGTGTAGATGCCGACCGATACGATCCCGGGGACAGAGATCGGAACAAGTACTCTCCACAGGGCACCGAACGATGTTGTTCCGTCGACTTTCGCGGCCTCGTCGAGTTCTCGGGGCAGAGTGTTGAAGTAGCCGGTGAGCATGATAATCGCGTAGGGCAGCGTGAACACCATGTACGTGAGGATCAGGCCGTGGTACGTGTTGTACAGCTTGAGTGCGACCATGAGGCCGAAGAAAGGGATCAATAGTGTGATTGGGGGTACCGCTTGTACCGAGATGATCACGACGTTGAGGATCCGTTTGCCCGGGAATTCAAAACGGCTGAATGCGAAGGCCGCGAGGATGGCAACGATGAGTGTGAGCACCGAGACTGAGAGAGCAACAATGTAGCTATTGATGAAGAAGCGGATCTTCTCCGGGTCGTGGATGATCGATAGGTAGGCGCTGAACGAGCTGCCCTCTTCGATGAGTTTGGGCGGGGTCGCAAAAATCCGTGGGTTCGGCTTGAACGAGGAAGAGACCATCCACAGGACGGGAAACGCAGCGAACGAGGCACCGATAAGTAGTCCGGCCCATGTGAAGATCCGTGTGAGGACCGCGCGCTGTTTCTTAGTGAGCATGTTAATCCCTTGCACGCTGACTCTGGACATAGAAGAAGGCGAGGAGCATCGACAGGATGAGGACGATGACGGCACTGGACGACGCGGAAGAGAAGGCGTACTTAGCGAAGGCCAGCTTGTAGGTGTACGTCGACAGCATTTCCGTCTTATTTAGAGGTCCTCCACCAGTTGTCATCCAAATGAGTGCGAATTGCTGAGAGGTCCAGATGATATCCAGGAGTGCCATCGAGACGATGATTGGCTTGAGTTGGGGGAGGGTGATCGACCAGAACCTGCGGATGGGTCCGGCACCGTCGACCTCGGCTGCTTCGTAGAGATCGGCGGGGATTCCTTGCAGGCCAGCAAGGATGGAGATCATGAAGAACGGATACCCCGCCCATATGTTGATCAAGATAATCGCAGCAAGAGCGAGATGAGGATCAGCGAGCCATTCCTTGTGCGGTTCGATGAGACCCAAGCCAGACAGGAGTGCGTTAGCGACGCCGTTTGGGTTGAGGATCAGTCTCCAGAGGATCGCAATGATCGCAACGGTAAGCAACCACGGAAGGACGAAAAGGGTCCTAAAGAACGTCTTGGTGAAGGTAGACAGACACGAGGCGTTAAGCATCATGGCGAACGCAAGCCCGATGATCATGTGTGCGACAACCGAGAGCACAACGAACCACACGGTGTTTGCAAGAGCGGTGTGGAATTTTGGGTCAGTGAGGACGTCGATGTAGTTGTCGAATCCAACGAAGTGGGGGTTCTTGTCGGTGATTGCCCCGCTCTGAAACGAGTACCAGACCACCATGATGATTGGCGTTGCCATGAGCATGGTGAGGAGGGTGAGCGTTGGTGTGAGGTACGCGTACGGAACCGCCGTTCCTTTGATGCGTTGGATGATAGACGATCGACTCTTCATGAAGCCGTCGTTCCCCTTGAGCAAGTCTGTTCGTACAGTCATGTTTGAGCGCCTGCCTCCGGCTGCGGTGGACACTCTCAAAAGAGTGGGCACCGCAGCCGGTTTTGGTCAGAACTCCTCCATCCACGAGTCCTGTGCGGTTGTGAGCATTGTGTCAATGTCGATTTGCCCATTGAGGTACTGCTGGAAAGGCTCATCGAACGCGCGCATGAGGGTTTCAGCGACGGGCAATCCGGTGAACTCATTAGCAGGCTTGCCAGCGCTCCAAATGTCGAATGCCTTCTTGAAGAGTTCGTCATCATTGACGAATGCGGGCACGGCCTGCGCATTTCCAGGGAAGGCTTTGGCATCATTGGCGAGGGTGGCGTTCACCTTTTTCGACATGAGGAAATCAACGAGTTTCCACGCCTCTTTCTGGTGCTCAGAGTTCGCGGAAACGCCGATTCCCCACGAGGCGTAGGGCATTCCACGTTCTCCGGTGTAACCGTCTTGTGCAGGGATCGCAGAGATTTCGAAAGCGAGGTCAGGATTTCCTTCTCGAATGCTATTGATGTGGGCGAGGGAGTCGACCATGAAACCAACGCGTTCGTTCGTGAAATCTTCGACCTTGTCCTGCTCTTTCATCGTGAAAGCACCGGGGGAGACGACTCCTGCGTCCCACAGGCGTTTGATGTATTCCGCAGCACTCTTCACATCGTCGTTTGTGACATCCGGTTTTCCATCCTCAGTGAGCATCGAACCGCCCGATGCCCACACCCATGACATGACGTCGTTCTGGATACCGTTTGGGGTCTCAAGGGACAGGGGAAGCGCCCATCCGCTGATGTTGGAGCCAACGGCGTGAATCTTCTTGGCGGCATCCTCGAACTCGCTTCGATTTGTCGGCACGGTTGAGACCCCGGCTTGTTCGAGAAGGGTCATGTTGGTGAACATGGGATACACGAAGTTAACGACGGGAATCATGTAGGTCGCCCCATCGATTTTAATTTGGCTCGCCAGTTGGGATTCGTCGTAGCCGTTCTCGGTCATCATCGCTGAGAGATCTGCGATTGCCCCCTGTTTGGCGAAATCGGAGACCCACGCCCCGTCAAGTCCGACAACATCAGGCATCGTGCCTGATGCAGATGCAGCAACAAGTTGTTCCTTTGTTGACGCATAGGGCCCTGACAGGAGTTTGACTTTGATTCCTGGGTTCTGCTCTTCGAACTGATCTATGAGTGTGCGGAACGAGCCTTCCGGCAGCTCGGGTTCCCACCATTGGGCGAATTCAAGGGTGACAGCGTCGTCGGATTTGCCGGACGCCGATGGCTCGTTACCGGAGCCTCCTGAGCTGCACGCTGCCAGTCCCATTGAAGTCGCGGCCACAACAGATACGGTTGTCAGCCATCGAATACTGCGCATGGTCATCTCCATCGTCGTTGATGCAAGGTGCGACATCATGCATTTTTTCGCGTTTTTATGATGTCTGATGCAACGTTAGAGCAATTTTCTTCAACTTTCTAGATGGAAACACGTAACGATTACGTAACGATGCGTAATTACCCGCTGAAACGATAGGCTTCACGCATGGAGCACTCCTCAAATCGCCTCCCCGCGGGACGCAAGGCAGCCATCATCCAACAGGTCAACTCCCTGGGCCAGGTTTCGGTTGCAACTCTGGCCAAGCATTTCAACGTCTCCCTCGACACAATTCGTCGTGACCTCGATCAGCTCGACACCGACGGCGCACTGATCCGTACACACGGCGGAGCAATGTCCACTTTCGCAGTGCCCTGGCACGACACTCGTATTGACGACAGACTCCGCCTCCAGCCCCAGCAGAAGAACGTGATCGCTGAGCTTGCAGCCGACCTCGTGCCAGATGGGACCGTTCTGTTCATCAATGGAGGCAGCACGGCACTCCATCTCATTCATGAACTGGGCAGTAAGCGGGAGCTCATCATCGCAACAAACAACCTGCGCCTGGCATCCGAAATCAATCCGGACTCCTGTCGAGATCTCTACGTCTTTGGAGGACACGTCCGTATTTCCGGCCAGGTAACAATCGGCCCGATCGCATTCGCAAGCTCGATCTCTGGAACAGAGAACGACATTCGGGCAGATCTTGCCTTAATTGCAGTGGGTGCTTTCGACGAAAAAGGATTCTCGACAAGCAACCTCGACGAAGCGGCGATGCTCGCTCAAATGGCGGAACGAGCGAAGCGCGTCGCAATCCTTGCAGATTCTTCGAAAGCTGAACGACGCCTCTTTGCATCCATCGGCCCATTATCTATAGCCGACTACCTCGTTACCGACACTCTTCCCACCCCAAGACTCCTTGAAAGCCTCCACTCAGCTAACATCGAAGTCCTCACCCCGGCAGGAACAGAATCCGATCAGAGTCAAAGCTCTGACTCATGATTATGCGTCGTCATTCACAGCAGCTCCCGCCTTTTGTGCGGCGACGTCATTTCAGATTCGCAAAGAGCGAGCGTATTTTTCGATCGTGGTCGGTTGCTCAGTGCTCAGCGTCCTCAAGCGATGCGAGCCACCGTTCGGCGTCGAGTGCGGCACGGCAACCGGAGCCGGCCGCTGTGATTGCCTGCCGGTACGTGTGATCAACGGCGTCACCGCATGCAAAGACACCGGAAAGATTCGTGCGCGTTGACGGTTCGTCAACAATAATGTAGCCCGCGTCATCGAGTGCCACCTGGCCAGCGAGAAAAGCCGTGCGGGGGAGGTGCCCGATAGCAACGAAAACACCATCAACGTCGAGCTGCGAGGTTGAGTTGTCGACGGTTGAACGCAGAGTCACGCTGGTCACCGCGTCGGAACCGTTGACGGAATCAACCGTGGCGTTCCACCGGAAATCAATTTTCGGATTCGCTGTGGCCCGGTCCGCCATGACCTTCGAGGCACGAAGCTCGTCACGTCGGTGAACAACGGTGACGCGGGAGGCGAAGTTCGTCAGGAAGGTTGCTTCTTCCATCGCGGAATCACCACCACCGATGACTGCAAGGTGTTTGTCGCGGAAGAAGAAACCGTCGCAGGTGGCACAGTAGGAGACCCCACGGCCAGAAAGCTCGTCCTCGCCAGGAACATTCATGTGGCGGTATTCCGAACCCGTTGCCACGATGACAGCTTTCGCGTAGAAAAGCTCATCGTCAACGGCGACAACTTTAATGTCACCATCAAGTTTGACGGCGGTGACGTCCTCGTAGCGGATATCAGCACCGAACTTTTCCGCCTGCTCGCTCATGTTACCCATGAGGTCAGGGCCCTGAATACCTTCGGGAAAACCGGGGAAATTCTCCACCTCGGTTGTATTCATCAGCGCACCACCGGCACTGAGAGCTCCAGCGAGGACGAGCGGGTGAAGGCCAGCTCTTGCCGTGTAGATTGCCGCGGTGTATCCGGCGGGACCTGACCCAACGATGATGACGTTGTGAATCTTGGCGTCTGCGGGAACGGGAGCGGCAAGAAGCTCGGAAGAAACCGTGTCCTCGGTGGGCGGCGTCTTTACGGCGTCGGAGTCCGTTGTGGGAGCCACGCCGGGAAGGGAGGCAAGTCCGGGGACAGCGAAGTCTGTCATCTCATCATCCAATCATCGATACGGATACTCTCGGTGCTGACCTACGTGCCTACTTGACGTGGAGTTCGTTAATCCACGCCCAGATGTTGCCGTCAACGGACACCGGCAGTGTCCTAAACGACAGGGCGATCGCGTTGGTCTCAACGGGTTCGGGCAGCGGAATGGTTGTCGTAGGAGATAACGCTGACGAGGTGAGTTCTGTTCCCCCACGCGGATTATTCGTGTCGGTGACGTTGCGCACGACAACTTCTCCACCCTGGGTCGTGGGATCCATGTCGAGGCTGACTTCGGAAACCTTTGTCTTCCCCGCAAAATTGACGAGGATCGTAATGTTTGAGTCGTCAAGGAACACGTTGTAGTCATACCAGCGTGAACGCCAGGAAGTTGCCGGGTCGCCGTCGATCATGTTGACGGCCAGATCCGGGTGATCACCCCCATCGTTACGCCATGACAGGATAGATACTGAACTGATCTGCGGAGCCTTCACTTCGGGCTTCGGTTCCGGCGCTGCCTCACCGGACTGTGCCCCCGACTGCTGCGCGGACTGCATCTCGTTCAGGCGCGCATCGATGTTGAGTTTCGCCGGTGAAAGGGCGACGGAGAATGACCAGATTGCGCCAACGATCACGAGAATGAGCGCGAAGATGAGCGTTGGGGCTGTTGGATCGATGAGGCGACGTCCCTGCGAATCACGAGGCTCGTTGCCACTCCCGCCTCCACCGGGCCCCCCAGTTGCTCCGCCGCGACCCGCAGAACCTGAACCTGAGCCGCCCGAGGCTGCACGTGCCGCGGTCGATGCAACACCTGCGGTGGCTTTTGAGGCTGCTCCGAGCACGGCATCTCGAAAACGACGGGTAGATGAGCGAGGTTGATCATGAGGTGGCTCGTCATGAGGTTCAGCGGATTCCCTGTCCTCAGCATTGACCTGCGGAATCGATGTATGTGCGGCCGGAATCGCCTGAGCGTCATCTAAGATTCGCCTGTCAGACTCTGACGGATCGTCATCAGCGCCCTCGCGAGGAGTGGACGGTGAATCGCTGACAGTGGCGGCAGCATCCGCAGCAAGTGGCTGATCAACCGGAACACCGCCAACAGCTTCAGCGGCGCGGGCACCGGCGTCCTCGGCCTCGGAATTGGTGGATTTCTTCACGGCATTGCGTGCGCTGAGCATCCACCCTGAGATCACGGAACCGGTGCTGGTAAGGAAGGCCTGAGCCCTATCCTGAAGCGACGGGCCTGCCTGGGGCTCGGGTACCTCAACGGGTGCGTCTTCCTCAACTCCCTCATCGGGACCGGAAACAACCGCATCGAAATCCGGAACGGACGAATGGTCATGAGATTCCAAAGCGGCGGTGAAACCCGAAGGTGTGGACTCGTCGGTCGAGGGAGCGTCCGTGGGGATTAACTCATCATCGCGGTCCATGTGTTCCTCCGTTTGCGTGGAATACTCAGACGCCATTATGGCGGTATCCGCATGCAATTGCGGTGATGAAACCGCGAGGAAGTGACGAATAGGAGCGGGGACACGCAAGCGTGCAAGGAGCGGTGCGATGGTTGCTGCCGAATCCTTTGGGCTCAAGACACGGACCGCCAGCATATAAACGATCGATGTGATGACCGCAACGAGGACCATTTTGGCGAACGCAACGAGGAAACGAATGACCGTTGACTTAATTGGTGTTTCCACTCCAACCAAGACAAGGACACCGAAAGCAACGGTGCCAGCAACTGCCGCACTCACAGCAAGTTTCCCGTAGGAGGTCAACAGTTCTCGCGCGTTGACCAGGGGATTGCGACGTGACACCCACACAACGGCGATAATTCCGTGGACAAGCCGGCATACCGTTTCACCTAACGCCGCTCCAACGACCCACCAGTGCGCTCCCGTGAGGAAATACATTCCCCAACCAACAATGACCTGAAGAATCGTTGGAACAATTCCCATGAGGAACACAGGGCGCACGTCCTCGTAAGCAAAGAACACACGCTGTGACATGAGAACCAAGCCGGTTGAGGCAACACCCGGCATGAGGGCCACAAGGATCCACGCGTAGGAAATAACAACGTCCTGATGGCGCGTTGAATACAGGACCATCTGCATCATGGGAACGGATGCGGCCATGAAAATTGCCGCCGCCAGGAGCGTGAGCGACGTGATTGTCTGAACACCCAGATGGTAGTGGGAGGCAACGGACCGATCGTCCTTCTCACTGACAGCTTCGGCGAGGCGAGTGAAAATCGCCGTTGTTAACGACACGGTGACCAGGGACTGAGGCACCATGAACATCATGAATGCCGTGGCATAGGCATTGATTCCCGCGATGACCGTTCCCGATATCAAGACTCCGTGAGCATCGAACACGGGTTTCACGGTCTTCGCATAGGCATCGGCGAAAGCAGCGATGTTATTCGTTGACAAAACACCGATCTGTGAGACAGCGAGGGTGGCGAAAGTCCATCCGGCAACCTTGGGCACAGCCCCGAAGGACGTGTGACGGAAGTGGAAATCCAAGGACAGGCGTATCCCGGCACGCTTGATGGGGACCAGGAGGATCAGAGCCTGCGCGATCACACCGAGCGTCGCTGATCCTGCGAGCACCCAGAACTGAGCAGAAGTGAAGTCCGCAACCTCGATACGTGAATCGGTCTTCCCCCACAGCCCAAGAAACGCAACTAGCCCAGCGATTCCGATGATGTTATTGACAACCGGAGCCCACATATACGGCCCGAAGATTCCGCGGGCGTTGAGAAGTTCACCGAGAAGGTTGTACAGGCCGTAGAAAAAGAGCTGGGGAAGGCACAGCAGAGCAAAGAGAATGGCGAGTGTGCGGATTTCCGTGTCGTAGGCCGCAGCCGTGACGATCACGAGGAGGGGAGCGGCGATGAGCGACACGATCGTCACGAGGAACAGAATTGTCCCAGCGAGAGTCAGGAGCCGATTGACATACACCTGCCCGTCGTGGCGACGTTTGATGGCGTTGACGATTTGGGGGACCAGCACGGCATCGAGAACTCCCGATGCCAGAAGATTGAACACCGTGTTCGGAAGAGCGTTTGCCGTCTGAAAAGCCGCGGAAACACCGCCGCCCGCACTCCCGATTGCCGCCAGAAGCAACGCTGAACGAACAAAACCGAGGATGCGTGACGCCATCGTTCCCGACGCCATGAGAGCGCTTGCCCGAAGAACGGAGCGACGCTGAGTCCCCGACGCGGTGAGGGCCTTTTCGGGCTCCTGATCACTCATTCGCTCTCCTTTGGTGGTGCTGATAACGAGGGCCGTACGGCCTCCAACGCGTGATGGGCCGCCACGCGGTGTCGTCGTTGGCGGACTGTGCGAACCAGGCCGAACAGGAAGAGTACTCCAAGAAGGGCCGCCATTGTGATGGTGAACGCGTCTTCCCAGCCTGCGTGCAAGCGAACAAGAACGGACTGGGATCGCTCAATGACAGACCCATCGGGAGTTGAAATGACGTAGGTCACCTCAAGGTCGCCCGAACCGATCGCTTCGACAGGGACATCAACCGTCGTGACCGAACCGGCAGGAATGGTTTTCTGCGTTGCCCGGGGCACTCGCATTCGCGGGTCTGCAGGATCAAGAGTCACAGCAACCGTCACGTCCCAGGCAGATGCGTTGCTGACTCGCACGGGGAAGTCCGCGGACTTATTGATCAGGTTGATTGACGAGGACGGTTGAACGGAGATCGTGGACCGGAGGCCAACGACGTGTCGAGACAGTGCCGATGCCCGGCTCACCTGTGTTTTTGGTGGGATCCCAGCACCAATTGCCCCAAGAGCCCGCGTGGAAACCTCCGCGAGGACGGAGGTGGGATCGTTCGTTGCCGCGGCGAAAGGCTGAATGGACGTGAGCGCTAAATCCACGGTCTTGAGCGCCTTGTGAGTATCTTGCGGAAGGTCGGGAGTGGGGACTCTGTCGCGTTCAATGTCGGTCGCTTCGGACTGGGCAAGGTCGCCGAGGGTCATGCCTGAGACCCAGCGTGATCCCAGCAGCGTCGACACGCGATCCGTGAGATTCTCAGTCAACGGGGTTCCGCGGGGAGTCAGAGCAAGAACTGCCCGCGAATAGTTTGGGAGTTCCCGGGTGATAATTGCTGAGATCGCCTGGACCGCCTGGGAAGCGTCGAGTTGGTCGCCGGCCTGGGAACTCTGCCAGCCGAGGATGTCACTCAGTGCTTTATTCGAGGCAAGAACCGTTGCTGTTTGCTCAGTTTCGCCCGTCGGTGATGTTGATCCATCTGACGTCGATACTTCCACTCGCGAGGTGGGGGTGTAACTCACGGTGTAATCAGCGGGTGTGAG from Schaalia sp. ZJ405 includes the following:
- a CDS encoding ADP-dependent glucokinase/phosphofructokinase; this translates as MHRERIVLGLGGTVDHEVIWDLAKVQWLADHMGITMDEIEDDPSSVAADARSAFIYLLQMMYRNRGGECHVHSIDSLKQLASHFDSRTTLGGTCVRAAIAMNRIGIGSTVHLVSINDDVRRLLPTGIIRICSADHDSLEPHIIFQFPADNNVRVIGGVVRTSRPNRVIFVHDLPNELMRLSPDLGPALARADAVMISGFNTMKSPDLLQERLDCLREMLENTNDETPIVYEDAGFHDEAMRDIVVDKICNLVDIHSLNEDEATAYVQRSFDPQDGAEIACVMEELRTRLMASNVLLHTSHYAAVLGERAERFAKAAATGCLMASTRYAHGDTMTREDFEKMRTAPRDTIGMRLIDDPDIVRSGIHIVPSYNAHVLSPTTIGLGDSFIGGLMAALGASEEVQAAPGVE
- a CDS encoding ketose-bisphosphate aldolase, which encodes MLCTGDEILSVANAHGFAVPAFNISNYSMLRAVVETCEEKRSPHIIAIHPDELMHIGTDMLASIIQIAYKSSVPTAVHLDHGASYEQVLLAIQSGFTSVMIDKSFAPFEENVAQTSRVVHAAHAVGVSVEAELGTIGVSDKYGETGSEEILYTDPDDAQRFLEQTEVDSLAVAIGTRHGLYPSEVKPELRLDLLAAIKERVGIPLVLHGGSNNSDMEIAGAVHGGINKINISSDIKAAYFRRMRQVLEDTHLREPNVIEPPCEEALRACAAQKIDLFESVNKADLY
- a CDS encoding carbohydrate ABC transporter permease — protein: MLTKKQRAVLTRIFTWAGLLIGASFAAFPVLWMVSSSFKPNPRIFATPPKLIEEGSSFSAYLSIIHDPEKIRFFINSYIVALSVSVLTLIVAILAAFAFSRFEFPGKRILNVVIISVQAVPPITLLIPFFGLMVALKLYNTYHGLILTYMVFTLPYAIIMLTGYFNTLPRELDEAAKVDGTTSFGALWRVLVPISVPGIVSVGIYTFMIAWNEYLFALTLTRTNDMRTVPIGIQLLMGQHSYEWNEMMAMSVLGSIPVLLLFIFFQRYFIGGMTAGSVKN
- a CDS encoding carbohydrate ABC transporter permease → MTVRTDLLKGNDGFMKSRSSIIQRIKGTAVPYAYLTPTLTLLTMLMATPIIMVVWYSFQSGAITDKNPHFVGFDNYIDVLTDPKFHTALANTVWFVVLSVVAHMIIGLAFAMMLNASCLSTFTKTFFRTLFVLPWLLTVAIIAILWRLILNPNGVANALLSGLGLIEPHKEWLADPHLALAAIILINIWAGYPFFMISILAGLQGIPADLYEAAEVDGAGPIRRFWSITLPQLKPIIVSMALLDIIWTSQQFALIWMTTGGGPLNKTEMLSTYTYKLAFAKYAFSSASSSAVIVLILSMLLAFFYVQSQRARD
- a CDS encoding NAD(P)(+) transhydrogenase (Re/Si-specific) subunit beta: MIPTHVHLFNAVLAAGAPSFGGAGLKQVASPAVLDLAQPVTVAYILAAALFIAACAGLSRHESAVLGNVAGATGMVFAAVAAIVIALVSDPHYGVMTTAILIALAVGIGGVIGLVLARRVEMTGMPQLIAFFNGLVGLAAVMVGYNSYASPDASSAALGGFHYGEVFLSTFVGAVTFTGSIAAGLKLSGKIPGRPILLPARNWLNLGIILVSVILGVVFAHVEEHSVAAWVCLVVMTLLALALGIHLVLAIGGGDMPVVVSIMNSYSGWASAFTGFLVNNDLLIITGAIVGSSGAFLSYLMCQAMNRSFMNVLLGGFGTDSSTAGAGGEEEQGEIHEVDANTVADLLLDAKRVMITPGYGMAVAQAQYPVAALVEDLVDRGIEVTFGIHPVAGRLPGHMNVLLAEAKVPYDVVLEMDEVNDDFENIDVVLVIGANDTVNPAAEEPGSPIAGMPVLKVWNAGKVIVFKRSMATGYAGVQNPLFFKENTSMLFGDAKDTVEAIDRAVEINRPLHKA